A portion of the Sandaracinobacteroides saxicola genome contains these proteins:
- a CDS encoding NUDIX hydrolase: MIDTAPMAGNASRAVRPKNAATLILVRRDGEKHRILLGRRSGGHDFMPNKWVFPGGRIHPSDYRVPLVDDLSPRTIADLGETPHFARALALTAIRELFEETGLVLGTPSPPFHSRGEWRHFLMGHRPRLADLRFIARAITPPARHKRFDARFFLADAANLTSLSPVGNGELDQLAWFTLSECRALDLPTVTRAVLDTVQQHLLGTPTTIPFWRWTRNNPLSAL; this comes from the coding sequence ATGATCGACACTGCCCCCATGGCCGGCAACGCCAGCCGCGCCGTTCGCCCGAAAAATGCCGCCACGCTGATCCTCGTGCGCCGCGATGGTGAAAAGCATCGCATCCTGCTGGGCCGCCGCTCCGGCGGGCATGATTTCATGCCGAACAAATGGGTTTTCCCCGGCGGGCGCATCCATCCGTCCGACTATCGCGTTCCATTGGTTGACGATCTTTCGCCACGGACCATCGCCGATCTCGGCGAAACGCCACATTTTGCGCGTGCCCTGGCGCTTACCGCCATCCGCGAGTTGTTCGAGGAAACCGGTCTCGTTCTGGGCACGCCATCGCCGCCATTTCACTCACGCGGCGAATGGCGTCATTTTCTCATGGGGCACCGGCCGCGGCTGGCCGACCTGCGTTTTATCGCCCGAGCGATCACGCCGCCCGCGCGTCACAAACGCTTCGATGCGCGCTTCTTCCTCGCCGATGCCGCGAACCTGACCAGCCTGTCCCCTGTCGGCAACGGTGAATTGGATCAGCTCGCCTGGTTCACACTTTCGGAATGTCGTGCCCTTGACCTGCCTACCGTCACCCGGGCAGTACTCGACACCGTGCAACAGCATCTCCTCGGCACGCCAACGACCATCCCCTTCTGGCGCTGGACTCGCAATAACCCTCTGAGTGCACTATAG